The Candidatus Manganitrophus noduliformans genome includes a window with the following:
- a CDS encoding PRTRC system protein B, with translation MAQTLHLSAALLYYTGEDPLPAEAIHYWQIHPIEMSEKGIPLLREGRPVQMKDLESLCKATLPNLIQNVGWIDPALLAYGAGVEGPLVFFRPEVRRPIYFGRQTSLKSGMVLWPSLVMVAFCRKLYVFATKGRMRPTQSTSLLMAPFLNVDVHHEVCLGSSRLPNGCRPQNMEAWAEAFYASAFTHNNAPDHHFLKKGTMVELWEALLSGKLKRFPYHLLKPAGITLRQLLQRIGLDECKR, from the coding sequence ATGGCACAGACACTTCATCTTAGCGCCGCACTGCTCTACTACACGGGAGAAGATCCCCTGCCTGCTGAAGCGATCCATTACTGGCAGATCCATCCGATCGAGATGTCTGAAAAGGGGATTCCGCTCCTGAGGGAAGGGAGGCCCGTTCAGATGAAAGACCTGGAATCTCTTTGCAAAGCAACCCTGCCGAATCTGATCCAAAACGTCGGATGGATCGATCCCGCTTTGCTGGCCTATGGAGCGGGAGTGGAAGGGCCCCTGGTCTTCTTCCGGCCGGAAGTTCGAAGACCCATCTATTTCGGCCGGCAGACGTCGCTGAAGTCTGGCATGGTTCTATGGCCATCGCTGGTGATGGTGGCATTCTGCCGGAAGCTCTATGTCTTCGCGACGAAGGGCCGCATGCGGCCCACACAATCCACCTCGCTTCTGATGGCCCCTTTTCTTAACGTCGACGTCCATCATGAAGTCTGTCTGGGGTCAAGCCGGCTACCGAATGGGTGCAGGCCTCAGAATATGGAGGCCTGGGCCGAAGCGTTTTACGCAAGCGCTTTCACCCACAACAATGCCCCGGATCACCACTTCCTGAAAAAAGGGACGATGGTGGAACTCTGGGAAGCGCTGCTTTCGGGTAAACTAAAACGCTTTCCATATCACCTTTTGAAACCAGCCGGGATAACTCTCCGGCAGCTTCTACAAAGGATCGGATTGGATGAATGCAAAAGATGA
- a CDS encoding ParB/RepB/Spo0J family partition protein, whose product MNVETMIKSIPVTEIHRDHKNSRQFIDPRALGQLQDDIRKNGLINPITVIPRQEGGFCLIAGERRYLACVNIGYQTIAAHILGSAGEEEVEAIHLAENLQREELSPIDEAEAFEKQLAQKSIQDLAAMINRSEEYIRRRIKLLHLIPEAREKVRVGAIGLAVSELLSCLPDDRQKTMLAAVEEQGLNAVQLSNLLNHQNDRQLVNAVFDTKECLQCPHNSAGQPDLFAREASGLGKCLYDPCWSGKELEKAKSLAKQIEERGPRAVISEKMKIGIDDLPPEIDQTQAVMHNKGELGDENLRDCQSCKFLVVFISTQGHPLRQNICTNRPCYEERAARFRGGNAERKPGSIKGGAKTAKDPGLKNVSTAGPVPKKMTPANAPQRVKDFKRNRYREYLAAHLIETPENRLRLILLAMKDTSWGRIWTGDPTLKELNLACDGFESNPEKLYPKLRALNAEQLMTAAGRMALKALDKFSLPLIEEMVFTDLGATPETLFKIDRTYLELLTKAEIEATAKEIGLTAYLQSRGESISKLSARPKKEFIDSLLTCGFTAPIMPAWLTRETAFQKG is encoded by the coding sequence ATGAATGTAGAGACGATGATTAAATCGATTCCTGTAACGGAGATTCATCGGGACCACAAGAATAGCCGTCAGTTTATCGATCCAAGGGCATTGGGACAGTTGCAGGACGACATTCGGAAAAACGGCCTGATCAACCCCATCACGGTAATTCCCCGGCAGGAGGGAGGGTTTTGCTTGATCGCAGGGGAGCGACGGTATCTTGCCTGCGTCAATATCGGATATCAGACGATTGCTGCCCATATCCTGGGATCTGCCGGCGAGGAGGAGGTGGAGGCGATCCATCTTGCCGAAAACCTTCAGCGGGAAGAGCTCTCCCCGATCGATGAGGCGGAAGCCTTTGAGAAGCAGTTGGCCCAAAAATCGATTCAGGACCTCGCCGCGATGATCAACCGGAGCGAAGAGTATATTCGCCGGCGGATAAAGCTGCTTCATCTGATCCCGGAGGCGCGGGAGAAGGTGAGAGTCGGCGCGATCGGCCTCGCAGTCAGCGAGTTGCTCTCCTGTCTTCCCGACGACCGGCAGAAAACGATGCTGGCCGCGGTGGAGGAGCAAGGCCTCAACGCGGTGCAACTCTCCAATCTGCTGAACCATCAGAACGACCGGCAGTTGGTCAACGCCGTCTTTGACACGAAGGAGTGCCTCCAATGCCCCCATAACAGCGCCGGTCAGCCCGATCTCTTCGCCCGTGAGGCCTCCGGCCTTGGGAAGTGCCTCTATGATCCGTGCTGGAGCGGGAAAGAGCTTGAGAAAGCGAAATCGCTGGCCAAGCAGATCGAAGAGAGGGGACCGCGCGCGGTTATCTCTGAGAAGATGAAGATCGGCATCGACGACCTTCCCCCTGAGATCGATCAGACCCAGGCGGTCATGCACAACAAGGGAGAACTCGGCGATGAGAATCTGCGGGACTGCCAGAGTTGCAAGTTTCTGGTCGTCTTCATCTCCACGCAAGGCCACCCGCTGCGGCAGAATATCTGCACGAATCGCCCCTGCTATGAGGAGCGCGCGGCGCGGTTCCGGGGAGGAAATGCAGAGAGGAAGCCCGGCTCTATAAAGGGGGGAGCCAAGACCGCAAAAGATCCCGGTTTAAAGAATGTATCCACAGCCGGTCCGGTTCCCAAAAAGATGACCCCCGCAAACGCTCCCCAGCGGGTGAAGGATTTCAAGAGAAACAGATACCGGGAATATCTGGCCGCCCATCTCATCGAAACCCCGGAGAATCGATTGCGGCTGATCCTCCTTGCCATGAAAGACACCTCCTGGGGGAGGATCTGGACGGGGGATCCCACTCTGAAAGAACTCAACCTGGCCTGCGACGGCTTTGAAAGCAATCCGGAGAAGCTCTATCCCAAATTGCGCGCCTTGAACGCGGAGCAGTTGATGACCGCGGCGGGGAGAATGGCCTTAAAGGCGCTCGATAAATTCTCTCTCCCTTTAATCGAGGAGATGGTCTTCACCGATCTTGGAGCCACCCCGGAGACTCTTTTTAAGATCGATCGGACCTACCTGGAACTGCTCACCAAAGCGGAGATCGAGGCCACCGCGAAGGAGATCGGCCTGACCGCCTATCTTCAAAGCAGAGGAGAATCGATCTCGAAGCTGTCCGCCCGGCCGAAGAAGGAATTCATCGATTCTCTTCTCACCTGCGGCTTTACGGCCCCAATCATGCCGGCCTGGCTTACGCGGGAGACCGCTTTTCAAAAGGGATAA
- a CDS encoding PRTRC system protein C, whose protein sequence is MEVQRMERFFEYGQLRLSDPDPGMTPEQVRDFYAAVYPELAQAVVGEPERRGATQVYKITRAVGTKGGEPSPPHLHMQCSVLLTVEQLAEISEAGLEEEKGGACPHDILTRFLGTIQRDSERMPQEGPLPGRFLPLLH, encoded by the coding sequence ATGGAAGTTCAAAGAATGGAAAGGTTTTTCGAATATGGCCAGTTGAGGCTCAGCGATCCGGACCCCGGGATGACGCCGGAGCAGGTGCGCGACTTCTACGCGGCGGTCTACCCGGAACTGGCCCAGGCGGTCGTAGGGGAGCCGGAACGCCGGGGAGCGACCCAGGTCTACAAGATCACCCGGGCGGTCGGAACCAAGGGGGGCGAGCCATCGCCCCCCCATCTTCACATGCAGTGTTCCGTCCTGCTCACCGTCGAGCAGTTGGCAGAAATATCGGAAGCAGGTCTTGAGGAAGAGAAAGGAGGAGCATGCCCGCACGACATACTCACGCGGTTTCTGGGAACGATACAACGGGATTCAGAACGAATGCCCCAGGAGGGGCCGCTCCCCGGCCGATTTCTCCCCCTGCTCCATTAA